Within the Thermanaeromonas toyohensis ToBE genome, the region CTACAATATCTTCTTCCTTTAACTTATCCAAGCCGCAATTTGGCTCCAGGGCCAGGACTAGCCCGGCTCCTGGGACCTCCTGCACCTTATGTATGGTATCCCAAGGCAAAAATACCTCTCCCGCCCCATAGATATGGGCATAGCTTAAGAAGAGGGCGTGCTGTTTGCCATACAGGTTTTTTACCTGGCTATAATCGTACCTGGCCTGCCCGCGCTCTTCATAAAGCCCTAAATAAGCGCCACTAGGAGGCTCAAACTTGGCTAAAGCAGGGATACCTCCTGTCTCTGCCTGGTAAAAAAGGCGTACTACAGGTCGCAACGCTTCTCCTCGTGCCGTCTCCCTCCAGGCCCAGTCAGGCTTGCCTGCCTGCTCAAAAAGGGTGGCCTCTTTACCATAAGCCTCTCCTGCCTCGATGTCTTCCCCTGGTGCTCGCAAAGGTAAAATATCTTCTGCCAGGCTAACCCGGCATTTATAAAGTCGCCCTGCTCTTCGAAATAAGCAGCAGCCCGCCGGTAAAGGTTTTCGGCAGCAGCCGGGTCGCTGGCCTCAACATCCCTAGCCCGCTGCCACTCTGACCAAGGATCGTAGCCCGCTATTGCTTGGGGAGCGAAAAAGGCCAACAATAAAAATAAGACTGCTACCTGAGTAACCCTTAAAAGTCCTGAGTTTACCCACCATCTCTCCACTTGCCGCATACCCCCTAACTAGGCAGAATTGCCGCACCCAATTCCCAACCAAAGCTAGAATAAGGTGCTGGAACACTCCTTTTTACCACACATTTAGATAACTTCTAGTTCCGTCAGCAGTCTGGTCTCTTCGTCTACAAAATACTATTAGCTGGCGGCCGTCTTCTGTGTTCGCAATTTGTCGAAAAGCCCAGGGAAGATCCCTGGTCGGTCCGTGTGCTCATGTCGCAAATTACCTGACGTTTACTGCCTTTGTGGTTGGACCCTGGAGATTGGTCCCTTTCTGCTTGCGAGCCAGAAGCGTGTCTGCGGCCTGGTGGCTGCGGTGGGCGTTTATTTCTGGGCTGATATTATCTGGCACGTGTTGTGGCCGGCAATAAGATAGCAGCTAGCCACCAAAAGTAGGAGGCGTCGTTCCGGGCACTTGCCAGTATATGTTTTTACCCCTACCTATCAGCCTTCTGTTTATCAGACGACGGTTGTCAAGCATAAATCAAAATGTCAAGCGGGTTTACAGGCTTTCGCCTATTCTAACCCGTATTGTTCCCGGACCAATGGCAGTAGACCTGTTCTCTCCAATCGGTCTATTGGTACCCGGAAAGTGACCGTCACCACACCCGGAAGTCTCCCAATTTCGATCGCCCCGGTAATAGTTGCCCGGTTCTTCACTTCTGGTATGGCCATATCAAACAGTCTGGCGGCCCGTTCAAGAGCGTTTTCAGCCGCCGCATTTAAGTTTGGCCCTGTGCCAATTACAGAAACTGGAGCCGTCTCCTCGATATGGTTTAGTCCCCACCGGCGGGCTTCACGTAAGGCAATTTCTTTCTCTACCACACTCAAGGGGCGTGCTAAATATGGGAGATCTTCAGGGACTGGGAGGAGAACTGGGCCTTCGAGTGTTAGTCCTTTAATTACTTCAACCTGTAATGTTACCACACCCGAGACGTCGCAAGTATGACCTGCGATTTCTCCGTCTCCCTGTAGGGCATGCATATCACCCATATATACGCCTCCTCCTCGAACTTTAACAGGGCAAATCAGGATAGCTCCCTCTCGCACGCGATTAATGTCCATATGGCCATCCGTGCGGGCCTGCGCCAACTGGTCAGGTGTAAGAGCATACTCATGGGGGGCTCCAATCAGAAATGTCCCAAAATCACCCGCATTATGTGAATCTGGTATTGGAACTGAAGGCGTAGTTCCTAACTGACCTAAAAATGGACGCATCCTAGCTACGGTTCCTACTAAATCGCTAGGAGCAAATGTAACAATAGGGTTTTGTTTGGACTTTCCCGGGATTGCCATATAATAGCGCCCGTCACTAGCGATACGGCCTGCTGCTTCCCGGTGAAGAGTAACACCCAGTTGATGTCGGTGATCGAATGCTATGGTATATCCGTGGGCGAAGACAAACGGCGAGGCTTCTGTCCCGCAGTGTGCGCATCGCACAGCCTCCGGGCCGGTTCCCACAACATATGTTTCAGGGTATAGTACACCACATCCTGGACAGCGGCCTGCAACATATGGGTCACCTAAAAATCTACCTTCTATAACCTGGTCATTCCCGGAAGCTGTCACTATAGAGGTTACCTGGATAGAGAGAATGCGAATAACAATGGCATCGCCCACCTCCGCCCCTTCCACGTAAACCGGTTGTGTTACTTCATGGCCACCACGGATGCTCGGAGTAATCATTGGTCCCCAACACCCCGGAGCCGTATGGGCCACAATATAACCCTTGTCACGTACAGGACCCAGCATCGGTTGGGAAGGATCCAAGATACCGTTGGTAAAAGTGTTAACAAAAACCATTTCTCGTGATACTGAACATTCCATAGATTTATCCCCTTTCTTAAAAAGTTTTTGTATACAATTACCTAAGGAAAAATATCCCAATTGATTATTATACTCCTATTATATCATAAGTGATAACGGAAACTGAGGGGTATGGACAGGGCTTTTCTTGGCTAGAAGTTCGGGACCGCTTCCTCCGTAAACAACCCGACTGGCCCCACAATAAATAAGGTGTACTTTAATCTTAAGGGAGGGGGACGGTTCATTGTAAATTATATTTAATACCCCTACCCAGAGTATCTCCACACCATCTCCGCTTTATTTCCGCTTTTTGAATATAAGAAAGGGGCCTTAGCGTTCTATCAATTTACTCCACAAAAAACCAATTAGTATCCGGCTAATTGCTAAGGCTGGAACGGCAAGCAGGAGTCCCGCCACTCCCAACAGTTCCTCCCCAGCAAGCAAAGCTAGAATTATAGCTAGAGGTGAAAGGTCTACACTCTGGCTTAAAATACGGGGAGCCAGAATAGCGGCCTCGATCTGTTGTACAGCTATTACCACTAGCAAAGCGTAGAAAGCAAGCCTCCGGGATTCCAACCAGCTAATGGCCACTATAGGAATCGCACCCAGAAGGGGACCGAAGTAGGGGATGAGATCGGCCATGGCCATAACTATCCCCAGCACCACTGCATAACTGCTGCCGGCAAGGAAGAGCCCGAACCCCGTCAGTATACCTACTAATAAAGAGATCAGTAAGTGGCCACGCACAAAGCTTGTAAGTACCCGGTCAATTTTAGCCCATAAACCTAAGAAATCCTCCCGCCAGGTGGAAGGTAAAAGCCTCATGGCTCCTCGGCTAAGGGCCTCACTGTCTTTAAGGAAATAATAGGCTAATACTGGAGCTAAAGCCAGGCTCGTAAAACCCGAAAGCAAGCTTAAAAGAAGAGTAGCCACTCCCCGTACTCCATGTTCAACCCTGGCCTGGAGGTGGGCTAAAGTCTCGTCCACTACCCGGCGAAAGCTTAAAGGCATTCCAGGCCGCTGGTAGCGCTCATAGAAGATTTTAAGCCAGCCTTGTAATTCCTGGTTAAACTCCGGTAGTTTATCAAGGAAGTTGTTTAACTCACGGAAAAGCTGGGGCAAGACATAAAGAAGGGTAGGAACTAGAAGGAGCAAGCCTATAAAATATAAGAAAAGGATGGCCCGCACCCGGGGCCAGCCGCGCTTTTCTAGGGATACCACAGCGGGTTTAAGGGTATAGGCCAGGAGGGCCCCCAAAAGGAGGGGAGTAAGAAGCCTGCGAAGTAAGTAGAGAAAAAATAAAGCCCCGGCTAGCAAAACCACCAGCAAGCCTAGGCGCTTTATCTTACCTAAAGCCAAAGGGAACATCTACTCCCTCCAGTAGGCCGAATTAATCCACCTTGGAGAGCTAGGATCTATGGTAGCGTATAATCCCACTGGCCCGTTTCCCTCGCTCCCGGAAGCTCGTATTTTCATCAGTCCTTTCTAGGGGTTTATTGTGAGGCTGGGAAATCATCCCTAAGATAAAGCCTAACAAGCTCCCTGTTATAAACCCGCCCCAGAATCCTTTCCGCCCAAGCACTATCTTAAACCCTCCTGAGGGTTGTAGGCTACCAAAGTTCCATCTTCAGCAATAGCAAATACCTCATTTTTCCCGTTAAATTCCAGAAGACAATCCCAGCAGTAATATTGGTCTACCCCGATACGCCCCACAGCTTTCCCTCCACATATAGGACAGGTTTTCAAAGAATATAACACCTCCTTATCCGGGTTTAATTTTTTCTCTTACGTTTATCAGCACAACATCCGGTCCCCAGGTTACCGAATTTCCCTCTATGTCCACCAACTGGCGGCCATTAAGGAGATCCTCCACCAATCCTTTAGAGACCTCAAGCTTGACTACACGTCCAGAAGGCCATTCTATTTCCACATCCTCTAAAATCCCTAGCTCTTTACCTGTAGTATCTAAAACCCTCTTCCCCCTAAAATCTGCCCACCTTAAGCTGCCTTCTGGCAGGCCGTTCGATAAAGCTTGATTTTTATTTATAGTAAGGGCATCCGGGCCGCAAGTTTGGATCTCGGTAAGTTCTAAGAACCGTGGTCCTGTAAACAATCCAACAGGGGATATTAATATCCCCCTTAAGTACAAATTTCCTTCCTCCCAGGCCAGGTCTTGTACCCGGCCCAGCTCTTCTCCAGCCAAATTAATTACTGGTAAACCCATAAGTTCGCGCCCTTTAACCAGAATCGCGCATCTCCTCCTACCCGGCCATATTATTACCTGTAGCACCAGAAAACATACGCTTATCTCTTCCCCTCCAAAGTCAACAGGGCTAGGGGTTTCCAAAGTAAGTTTCTCGGTAAGCTTACGTCTTACCCAAAGGCCCTTTAAGTGCTAGGTACCTCTTCTTCCCAAGGAGCCATTATGGTACCGCCTCCTACCACCAGGTCTTCTTGGTAGTAGACTACGGCCTGACCAGGGGTTACAGCCCTCTGGGGTTCTTTAAACTCCACCTCGGCAACTCCATAGGCTTTAGGCCGGAGTACGGCCGGTGCTTCTGGTGACCGGTAACGGATCTTAACTGTAACCTCGGCTTCGGGTGGGAGTTCATCCCAGAGAATATAATTGTTATCACGGGCCAGGAGTTTATAACTTAGTAGGTCTTCTTCATCTCCTACGATAACCGCATTTCGCCTAGGATCTAGGGCTACTACAAAAAGAGGACGGCCAGTAGCCAGCCCTAAACCCCTGCGCTGTCCTACAGTATAATAGGGCAAGCCCTGGTGCTGTCCTAGGATCTTGCCCTTAAGGTCCAAAATGGGACCGGGCCGGATAGGTACACGGGCTCTTTCCCGGATGAACTCCCGGTAGTCGCCCACGGTTACAAAGCATATCTCCTGGGACTCGGGTTTCCGCGCCACCGGAAGACCATACATCTCTGCAATTTCCCGGACTTCTTCTTTAGTGTATTCTCCTAAAGGCAAGAGTGTATGGGCTAGCTGCTCCTGGGTAAAGGTATACAGCACATAGCTCTGATCTTTATAAGAGTCCCGGCCTTTGGCCAAAAGATAACGCCCGCGTTCCCCATCATAAAATACCCGGGCGTAATGGCCAGTAGCTATGTAATCCATCCCTAAGGCCAGGGCTTTACGCAAGAGGGCTTCAAACTTTATAAAGCGGTTGCAGGCTATGCAAGGGTTAGGGGTACGGCCTTCTAGGTAGTCAGTAATAAAATAATCTATAACCTTCTCGGCAAACAGGGAACGGAAATTGAGCACATAATGGGGAATACCGAGTAAGTGTGCCACCCGACGGGCATCTTCTACTGCGCTTAAAGAGCAGCAGCCGACCTCCCCTGGAGGCGGCGGGACATCCAGGGGCCAGATCTCCAAAGTTACCCCGATAACCTCATATCCTTGCTCCTTTAACAAAGCGGCGGCAGTGGAACTGTCCACCCCGCCGCTCATGGCCACCATTACTTTCCCCTTATGACCTCTGACCAACTACTCAAACCCCTTTTATATTTATTTAACGACTATTACTTAAGAATTATTGCGGTCTGAGTTGTCTCCCGTTTGATTTTTGCTACGCCTCTTAAAGTCTTCGATGGCCTTGTGTAGAGCATCGGCAGCCAGGTTAGAACAATGCATTTTCTGGGGTGGTAGGCCGTCCAAGGCCTCAGCCACAGCTTTATTGGTGATGCTTAAAGCTTCTTCAATGGTTTTCCCCTTTACCATTTCCGTCACCATACTGCTAGTAGCAATAGCCGCACCGCACCCAAAGGTTTTAAACTTCACATCCTTAATCACACCATCTTCCACTTTAATGTACAACCGCATTATATCCCCACAAACAGGGTTACCCACTTCTCCCACGCCATCGGCATCGGGTATTTCACCCACGTTTCTGGGATTAGTGAAATGCTCCATAACCTTGGCGCTATACATCTTCAATCACCCGCCTTTTTATATAATGGCGACATGGCCCGCAAACGCTCAATTATCTCAGGCAGTACTTCTAACACGTAATCAATATCCTCTTCCGTGTTATCCCGTCCCAGAGTCATACGTACTGAGCCATGGGCCACTTCATGGGGTATGCCCATGGCCAAGAGTACATGGGAGGGGTCCAGGGATCCCGATGTGCAGGCTGAACCGCTAGAAGCAGCTATACCTTTCATATCCAGGCTTAAAAGGATAGATTCCCCTTCCACGTACTTAAAACTAAAGTTGGCATTAATGGGGGATCTCCGTTCCCGGTCACCATTTAGCTGCACATGATCGATGCGCTCTAAAACTCCATCGATGAGCTTGTCCCGTAAAGCCTTAAGTCTCTTACCTTCGCTTTCCAGTTCCTGCCCAGCCAGTTCTGCTGCTTTACCGAACCCGACTATACCCGGGACATTTTCCGTCCCCGCCCTCCTCTTGCGCTCTTGGCCGCCTCCGTGGAGCAAAGGCTGGATACGCGTGCCCTTGCGGATGTATAGACAGCCTACACCTTTAGGGCCATAAATCTTGTGGGCAGAGGCTGAAAGCAAGTCTACGTTGAGCTCATCTACATTTACCGGGATTTTACCCACACTTTGTACAGCATCCGTATGGAAGATAATGCCCCGTTCTCGGGCAAGTTTCCCGATCTCCTGGATAGGCTGGATGGTACCCACCTCGTTATTTACGTGCATTATGCTTATAAGGATAGTCTCATCCGTGATGGCTTCTTCCACGTCTTCTACCCGTACTAATCCTTCGGGGGTTACCGGGAGGAAGGTCACCTTAAACCCTTGACGCTGAAGGTACTGGGCAGTATCCAGTACAGCATGGTGTTCGATGCTAGACGTAATTATATGCTTACCTTTCTTCTGATTAGCATAGGCAGCACCTATAAGAGCCATATTATCGGCCTCGGTCCCCCCGCTGGTAAATACAATCTCTTCCGGCTGGGCACCGATAAGGGCCGCGACCCGAGCGCGAGCTTCTTCAATAGCTTTTTTAGCTTCCCGGCCCCAACTATAAAGGGTAGAGGGGTTACCAAATTCCTCCTTAAGATAGGGAAGCATCTCTTCCAGGACCTCGGGCCGTACTGGTGTGGTAGCGCTATGGTCTAGGTAGACCTTACGCATGCCTCGATCACCTTTCTTAGAGCCTTTAAATATAGTACATATACTTATCCTTAGGCTGGAGTCTATGGGCTTCTGCCACCATATCTTCCAAA harbors:
- a CDS encoding AI-2E family transporter; this encodes MFPLALGKIKRLGLLVVLLAGALFFLYLLRRLLTPLLLGALLAYTLKPAVVSLEKRGWPRVRAILFLYFIGLLLLVPTLLYVLPQLFRELNNFLDKLPEFNQELQGWLKIFYERYQRPGMPLSFRRVVDETLAHLQARVEHGVRGVATLLLSLLSGFTSLALAPVLAYYFLKDSEALSRGAMRLLPSTWREDFLGLWAKIDRVLTSFVRGHLLISLLVGILTGFGLFLAGSSYAVVLGIVMAMADLIPYFGPLLGAIPIVAISWLESRRLAFYALLVVIAVQQIEAAILAPRILSQSVDLSPLAIILALLAGEELLGVAGLLLAVPALAISRILIGFLWSKLIER
- a CDS encoding acetamidase/formamidase family protein yields the protein MECSVSREMVFVNTFTNGILDPSQPMLGPVRDKGYIVAHTAPGCWGPMITPSIRGGHEVTQPVYVEGAEVGDAIVIRILSIQVTSIVTASGNDQVIEGRFLGDPYVAGRCPGCGVLYPETYVVGTGPEAVRCAHCGTEASPFVFAHGYTIAFDHRHQLGVTLHREAAGRIASDGRYYMAIPGKSKQNPIVTFAPSDLVGTVARMRPFLGQLGTTPSVPIPDSHNAGDFGTFLIGAPHEYALTPDQLAQARTDGHMDINRVREGAILICPVKVRGGGVYMGDMHALQGDGEIAGHTCDVSGVVTLQVEVIKGLTLEGPVLLPVPEDLPYLARPLSVVEKEIALREARRWGLNHIEETAPVSVIGTGPNLNAAAENALERAARLFDMAIPEVKNRATITGAIEIGRLPGVVTVTFRVPIDRLERTGLLPLVREQYGLE
- the mnmA gene encoding tRNA 2-thiouridine(34) synthase MnmA, encoding MVAMSGGVDSSTAAALLKEQGYEVIGVTLEIWPLDVPPPPGEVGCCSLSAVEDARRVAHLLGIPHYVLNFRSLFAEKVIDYFITDYLEGRTPNPCIACNRFIKFEALLRKALALGMDYIATGHYARVFYDGERGRYLLAKGRDSYKDQSYVLYTFTQEQLAHTLLPLGEYTKEEVREIAEMYGLPVARKPESQEICFVTVGDYREFIRERARVPIRPGPILDLKGKILGQHQGLPYYTVGQRRGLGLATGRPLFVVALDPRRNAVIVGDEEDLLSYKLLARDNNYILWDELPPEAEVTVKIRYRSPEAPAVLRPKAYGVAEVEFKEPQRAVTPGQAVVYYQEDLVVGGGTIMAPWEEEVPST
- the nifU gene encoding Fe-S cluster assembly scaffold protein NifU, encoding MYSAKVMEHFTNPRNVGEIPDADGVGEVGNPVCGDIMRLYIKVEDGVIKDVKFKTFGCGAAIATSSMVTEMVKGKTIEEALSITNKAVAEALDGLPPQKMHCSNLAADALHKAIEDFKRRSKNQTGDNSDRNNS
- a CDS encoding PRC-barrel domain-containing protein; this translates as MLQVIIWPGRRRCAILVKGRELMGLPVINLAGEELGRVQDLAWEEGNLYLRGILISPVGLFTGPRFLELTEIQTCGPDALTINKNQALSNGLPEGSLRWADFRGKRVLDTTGKELGILEDVEIEWPSGRVVKLEVSKGLVEDLLNGRQLVDIEGNSVTWGPDVVLINVREKIKPG
- the nifS gene encoding cysteine desulfurase NifS; amino-acid sequence: MRKVYLDHSATTPVRPEVLEEMLPYLKEEFGNPSTLYSWGREAKKAIEEARARVAALIGAQPEEIVFTSGGTEADNMALIGAAYANQKKGKHIITSSIEHHAVLDTAQYLQRQGFKVTFLPVTPEGLVRVEDVEEAITDETILISIMHVNNEVGTIQPIQEIGKLARERGIIFHTDAVQSVGKIPVNVDELNVDLLSASAHKIYGPKGVGCLYIRKGTRIQPLLHGGGQERKRRAGTENVPGIVGFGKAAELAGQELESEGKRLKALRDKLIDGVLERIDHVQLNGDRERRSPINANFSFKYVEGESILLSLDMKGIAASSGSACTSGSLDPSHVLLAMGIPHEVAHGSVRMTLGRDNTEEDIDYVLEVLPEIIERLRAMSPLYKKAGD